From Nocardia sp. NBC_00416:
GTGCGGGATCGTCCCCGTCGAGCTCCGCGGCAGACCAGACCGGTACCTCGCCGGGCAGGTCGGCCTCGTCGACGGCGCGGGTGAGCACCGCGCTCGCGCCCGCCGCGGCGAGTATCGCGCGCACCCGTTCGGCCGGATGTTCGGGATCCAGGGGCAGATAGGCCGCACCGGCGGCGTGGATCGCGTACAGCGCGGTCAGCAGATCGACCGATCGGCGCATCGCGACGGCGACCACCGTCCCCGGGCCCACCCCGCGCCCGATCAGCGCACGGGCCGCGCGATTCACCCGGTCGCCGAACTCCCGGTAGTCCAGCGAAGCGCCGCTTTCGGCGTCGATCAGGGCGGTGTGCCGGGGTGTGGTCCGCACCTGCGCGGCGAACAGATCCGGGACCGTCGCGGGCGATACCGAGGTGCGGCGCCCGTACGACCGCGTTTCCAGCTCCCGCTGCTCGGATGCGGTCAGCAGGTCGATATCCCCGACGGCGCCGGCGGGATCGGCGACGACCGCCCGCAGCAGGAGCAGGTAGCGGTCGAAGATCGAAACGACCGTCGCCTCGTCGAACAGGTCGGTGGCGAAGCCGAATTCGACTGTCATTCCGCCGGGTTCGCCGTCCGGGGTCAGCGAATCGACCAGGTTCAGATGCAGATCGTATTTCGCCACACTCGGGTCGGCCATCCGGGCGGTGACCGTCAGGCCGTCGAATCGCACGGTGGGGATATCGATGTTCTGGAACGAGAAACCGACCTGGGTCAACGGCGAGTGCGCCGTCGAGCGCGGCGGGTTCAGCACCTCGACGAGCCGCTCGAACGGGATATCGGCGTTCTCGAAGGCGGCCAGATCCGCGGCCCGGATCTGATCGAGGACTCCGGTGAACGTCGCGCCGGGCTCGATGCGCGTGCGCAGCACCAGGGTGTTGACGAACATACCGATAAGTCCGTCGAGTCCGGGCTCGCCGCGCCCGGCGATCGGGGTGCCCACGGCGATGTCACCGGTGCCCGACAGCCTCGCCAGCAGCGCGGCATAGGCGGCGTGCATGACCATGAACACGGTCGCGTCGTGCCGGTGGGCCAGCGCGGCCACCGCGCGATGCAGATCGGCGGGCAGTGTCGTCGACACCGTGGCGCCGCGGAAGGTCTGCTGCGCCGGGCGCGGCCGATCGGTGGGCAGATCGAGCACCTCCGGCAGGTCGGCGAGAGCCGAACGCCAGTACTCCGTCTGCGCGGTCGTCCGGCTGTGCGGGTCGTCCTCGCTGCCCAGCAGCGTGCGCTGCCACAGCGTGTAATCCGCGTACTGCACCGGCAGCGGTGTCCACCCCGGCGCCTCGTGCAGAGTCCGGGCCCGGTACGCGGCCATGAGATCCGCGGCCAGGGGCGCGAGCGAGGACCCGTCGAAGCCGATGTGGTGGACGACGAGCACCAGGGTGTGCTCGTCGGGTGCGCTGCGCAGCAGGATGATCCGGAACGGAACCTCGCGGGTGACGTCGAACCCGGCGGCGGCCGCCGCGGCCACCCGATCCGCCACCTCGTGCGCCGCGACCTCCACCGGCACCAGCGGCGGTCGCACCGCCTCGGTCGGCACGATCAGCTGGTGTGGTCCGCTGTCGCTGTCCGGGTACCGGGTACGCAGCGATTCGTGCCGGTCGAGGACATCGGCGAGCGCCGTGCGCATGGCCGCCACATAGAGGTCACCGGACAGCTGGACGACCAGCGGAATGTTGTACACCGCGGAGTCGGGGTCGAACTGGTTGAGGAACCACATACGTGTCTGGGCGGGCGAGAGCGGAATGCGGTCCGGGCGCTCCTGCGGCGCGAGCGGTTCCCGGCCGGTGGTGTCGCTCGTGCGCAGCCGCTGCGCCAGGACCGCGACGGTCGGCGCGTCGAATATCGTCCGGAGCGCGACATCCACCCCGAACGCGGCGCCCAGCTGTGCGACCGCCCGAGTGGCCGACAGCGAATTGCCGCCCAGCTCGAAGAAATTGTCGAAGGCGCCGACGCGCTCGACACCCAGCACGGCCGCGCACACGTCGGCGACCGTCTGCTCGGCGGCGTCCCGTGGCGCGACGAATTCCGTGGCAGCGGTGCCGAACACCGGGGCGGGCAGGGCCGCACGGTCGATCTTCCCCACCGCCGACAGCGGCAGCGCATCGAGGACGACCACCGTTTCCGGGACCATATGCGCGGGCAGCCGTTGCGCGGCGTGGCCCAACAGTTCCGTCGTGTCGACGTCGGACGCCGCCACCACGTAGGCGGCCAGCCGCGTGCCGTACTCGGACGGCACGCCCACCGCCAGCGCGACCGTCACCTCGGGGTGCCCGGCGAGGACGGCTTCGATCTCGCCGAGTTCGATCCGCTGTCCCCGGATCTTGACCTGGAAGTCGGTGCGACCGGCGTACTCCAGCGTGCCGTCCGATGTCCAGCGGGCGAGGTCGCCGGTGTGGTACATCCGGGCGCCGTCCGGACCGTACGGGTGCGCGACGAAGGTGGTGGCGGTGGCGCCCGGCCGGTTCAGGTATCCGCGCGCCAATTGCACGCCGGATATGTACAGCTGCCCCGTCACCCCGACCGGTACGGGCCGCAGGGCGCTGTCGAGCACGAGAGCCCCGACACCGCGGATCGGACCGCCGATGGTGACCCGCTCCCCTACCGACAGCGGGTCACTGATGGCGACCATGATCGTGGTCTCGGTCGGGCCGTACCCGTTGAACAGTTCCCGGCCGGGCGCCCAGACCGCCACCGTCTCCGCCGATACCGCCTCGCCGCCGGCCACCAGCACCCGCAACGTTTCCAGACCGTCGGGCGACATGGTCGCCAGCACACTCGGGGTCACGAACGCGTGCGAGACCCGCTGCGTCCGGATCAGTTCCGCCAACTCCGGCCCCGCGAAGACTTCCGGTGGCGAGACGACCAGTGTCGCGTCGTTGGCATGCGCCATCAGCACTTCGAGCACGACCGCGTCGAACCCGGGCGCCGCCACCTGCAGCACCCGCGAGGATCTGTCGACCCGGTAGCGTGTGCGCTGCTCGGCGGCGAAATTCGCCAATCCCTCGTGCGTCACCGCGACGCCCTTGGGGATGCCCGTCGACCCCGAGGTGTACAGCACGTACGCGGTATCCCGGATACGGCTGGGGCGCAGTCGATCCGCGTCGGTGACCGCGGCCGCGGATCGCGCCGCGATCGCGTCACGGGTTTCCGGATCGTCGAGGACCAACTGCCGGACCGACCCGGGCAGCAACGTCCGGGTGGCCGCCACCGTCACCGCGACCTCGACCCCGGCGTCGGCAGTCATCAGCGCGACCCGTTCGGCCGGGTTCCGCGGATCGATCGCGACGAACGCCGCACCGGTCCTGGTCACCGCCCAGATACCGGTGATGAACTCGATCGAGCGGGTCATCACCAGCGCGACATGGTCTCCCGGCCCGATTCCCCGATCGATCAGCTCGCGCGCCATCCGGTTCGACCGGGCGTCCAGCACACCGTAGGACACCGCGCGGTCCCCTGCGAGCACCGCCACCGCCTCGGTGTCCCGCGCCGACAGCACGGCGGCCAGCACGCGCGGCGGTTCGGCCGGGCCGCCCGAGGCCGGTACCAGCTCGGTCCGCTCGGCGCTCGACAGCACATCCACCGCGGCCACCGGTGTCTGCGGATCCGACACCACCGCCGCGAGCACCCGATTCAGCCGCGCGGCCAGTTCGCCGACCGTTCCCGGATCGAACAGATCCTTCGCGTAGTCGATCCGTAGGGCGATATCGCCGCCGCCGGCGGTGTTCTCGGCGACGGTGACGATCACGTCGACCTTCGCCGGTTGCGGCCCCGGGTCCAGGATCTCCACCGTGAGCCCGGGCAATTCCAGGCTCGGGCGGTCCATGTTCTCGAAAGCGAGGTACACCTGGCACAGCGGTGCGTGTGCCGCCGAATGCCGGGGCTCGATCTCCTCCACGACGCGTTCGTAGGGCAGATCGCTGTTGGCGAAGGCGTCGATATCGATAGCGCGGATTCGTGCGAGGAATGCGGTGAACGATTCGCCGGCGGGCACCTCGGTGCGCAGCGGCACCGTGTTGACGAACATTCCGACGAGCGGTTCCAGCGCGTGCTCACCGCGACCCGCGACCGGAGTGCCGATCGTGATGTCCGAGGACCCCGAGAGCCGGGCGAGCAGTACGGCCAGCGCCGCGTGGACCACCATGAAGGTCGTGACATCGGCGGCCCGCGCCAGCCGTTCGATCCCGGCGAACACCTCGGCCGGGATCACGGTCTCGGTGAGACCGCCGGCCGTGGACCGCCGCGCCGGACGCGCACGGTCGGCGGGCAGCTCCAGCACCGGCGGCTTACCGGCCAATTGCGCTGTCCAGTAATCCAACTGCCGGGCCGCCGGAGAGTCCGGATCGGTTTCGTCGCCGAGCAGTGCGCGATGCCAGATGCTGTAGTCCGCGTACTGGACCCGCAGTGACTGCCAGTCCGGCGTCTTGCCCTGCACCCGTGCCTCGTAGGCGGTCGCGAGATCGGCCGCCAGCGGCCGCAGGGACGCGCCGTCACAGCAGATGTGGTGCAGCACCACGGCCAGGACATGGCGGCGGCGGTCGGTGGAGGCGAGCAGCGCGCACCGGATCGGCGGGCGCGCACTCACATCGAATCCCCGGGACGCCAGATCGCGTATCCGCTGGTGGAATTCGTCCGGATCGGTCGGCGCGGGTGTCAGGTCGAGATCCGCGACGACGTCCGCGGCCGCCAGCACGACCTGCGTCCCCACCCCGTCCACCGCGGGATAGACGGTGCGCAGCGCCTCGTGCCGGTCGAGGACATCGGTCAGGGCGGTGCGCAGGGCCGCGGCGTCGAGCCGTCCGGTGAGCTGTACCACCAGCGGGATGTTGTAGGCCGCGGAGGCCGGATCGACCTGATTGAGCAGCCACATGCGGTTCTGTGCCGGTGCCAGCGGTATCGGGTCTACTCGCGGCTCGGCGCGCAGGGCCCGCCGGCTCGGACGGTGCCCGGCCATGATCTGCGCGGCGAGTTCGGCGACGGTCGGTTTGCCGAACAGATCGCGTACCGAGACATCGCAGCGGGTCAGTTCCGCGATCCGGACCGCGGCGCTGGTCGCGGTGAGCGAATTGCCGCCCAGCTGGAAGAAATGGTCGAGAACACCGACCCGCTCGATTCCCAGCACCTCGGCGAACACATCGGCGATCGTCTCCTCGACCACCGTGCTCGGCGCCACATACACCGCGACCGAATCGAATACCGGCTCCGGCAGTGCCCGATGGTCGACCTTGCCGTTGACCGTCAGCGGCAGATCGGCCAGGACGACGATGCTCGCCGGCACCATGTACTCCGGCAGCATCGCGGACACGTGCGCGCGCAACGCCTCACCGGCACAGGTTGCGCCGGCGGCGGGCACCACATAGGCGACCAGCCGGGCCGCCGCGGTATCGGGACGGTGCACCGTGACCACCGCTGTCGCGACCGTACTGTCGGTCAGCAGCACAGTGCGGATCTCGTCGAGTTCGATCCGGAAACCACGCAGTTGGACCTGCTGATCCGCGCGGCCGCGGTACTCCAGCTCGCCCTGGTGATTCCACCGTGCCACGTCGCCGCTGCGATAGAGCCGCTCGCCCGCGGCACCGAACGGGTCGGCGACGAAGCGGGCCGCGCTCAGCGCCGGCCGGCCGAGATAGCCGCGGGACAATTGAGCTCCCGAGACGTAGATCTCGCCCCAGGCGCCCAGCGGCGCGGGCCGCAACCGGTCGTCCAGGACATAGGTGCGCAACCCCGGCAGCGCCGGGCCGATCGCGCTCGGCGCACCGGGCACCGCGATATCCGGCGTCAGGGGCAGATACGTGACGAAGACCGTGGTCTCGGTGATGCCGTAGCTGTTGACCAGCACCGGCGTCCGCGGGTTGTGCTCGTACCAACCGCTCAGGCTCGCCGGATCGAGACGTTCGCCGGAGAGGATGACCGTGCGCAACGCGAGCTCCCCGTCGGGTTCGCCCGCGGACGCGTAGCGTTCACGGGCCGCCGCGAACTGCTGGAAGGCGGACGGGGTCTGGTTGAAGACCGTCACCTTCTCGCGCGCCGCCAGGCGTACGACATCGTCGGGCGACCGGGTGGTCCGGGTGTCCACGACGACGATGCGGCCGCCGGAGACCAAGGGCCCGAATATCTCCCACACGGAATAGTCGAACGCGAACGAGTGGAACAGCGTCCATACGTCTCCGGGCCGAACACCGCTCTCCGCCCCGGCGCTCACCAGGTAGGCGGCGACGGCGCGATGGCTTATCGGCACTCCCTTGGGCCGGCCGGTGGATCCGGACGTGTAGATGACGTAGGCGAGGTTGTCGGGGCGCACCGGACCGGTGCGCTCGGCATCGGTCACCGGGGTGCCGGCTCCCGCCGCGGCCGGATGATCGTCGAACAGCACCATGCGGCCGGGGTCGCCGGGGATCAGGTCCCGCGCCGCCCGGTCGGTCACGACGAGGACCGGATCGGCGTCGTTCAGCACATAGGCGAGCCGGTCGGCCGGATGGGCGGTGTCCAACGGCAGGTATCCCGCGCCGGATTTCAGCACCGCCAGCGCGGCGACGACCAGATCGGTCTCCCGCGGCATCGCGATGGCCACCAGCGATTCCGGCCCGGCGCCGCGCGCGATCAGTGCGCGGGCGAACCGGTTGGACCGCTCGTCGAGCTCGCGATAGGTGAGCGTGGTCCTACCGTCGCTCACCGCCACGGCGTCGGGCGTGGCCGCGGCCTGCCGGGCGAGCTGGTCCACCAGGGTCTCGCCGGTAGCCGTGCCATCGCGGCCCGCGAGCTCCCCGACGATGCGCTGCTCTTCGGCCGAGTCCACCAGCGGAATCGCGACGACCGGGGTGTCCAGCGGCGACTCCATCAGCCGCTGCAGGAATTCGACGAAACGCCCCGTGTGGAGCTCGAGTTCGTCCTGGCTGTACAGGTTGGCGTTGCCGTGCAGTTCGAGCAGCAGCGGCCCGTCGGCGCCCGGCCGGTACAGGTTGAGCTGCATATCGTCGAGGGCGCCCGAGGTGAGTGCGCGATAGCGGCCGACGGCGGATCCGAGGCGGATCTCGGAGTCGAAGAACAGAATGTTGACCACCGGGCCGAACGAATTGGCGGCCGCGTCGGCCGCATTCGAATCGCGGCGCAGATCCTCGAATCGGTAGAGCTGGTGGCGAATGGCCGAGACGAGTTCGGACACCGACGCGCGGACCAGTTGCTCCACCGTGGTGGTCGGATCCACCGCGAATCGGATGGGCACCATATTCGCCAGCATGGCCGCGGCATGGCGCAGCCGCCGCGTCACCCGGCCGCTGACCGGCATCGACAACACCACGTCATCGGTCCCGGTCATCCGGGCGAGGAACGCGGCGAACGCGGCGACGACGATCTGCGCGGGTGAGGCGTGCAGCTCCTCGGCGAAACGATCGAGCGACTCCGACAGCCGATCCGGAAGCTGCCGACCGGCCACCTGATCGGTCTCGCTCCACCGGGCGGTACGACCCGACAGGCTCGCCGCGCCGGGCAGATCCGCGACCTTGTCGCGCCAGTACGCCCGGTCGGATTCCAGCCGCGGCCCGGCCCGGTACGCACGCTCGGCCTCGGCGATATCGCGCAGGCTCGCCGCGATCAGCGGTGGCGGCTGTGTCCCCTCGAGCAGGGCGTTGTAGTGCTCGGTCACCCGGTTCATGCAGTTGAACGCGCCGTAGCCGTCGATCACGAGGTGATGCGCGCGGGCGTACCAGAGGTAGCGGTCCGCGCCGATTCTGATGAGCCGCGACGCGCTGAGCCGATCGTGGGCGAGATCGACCGCCTTGGTGTTGTAGTCCCGGCGCATCCACTCCATCGCCGCGGCGAACGGATCCGCCGCGGCGGCGAAGTCCAGCACGGGCTCGGTGTAGGTGATGCTGCGATCGACGAATTGGTAGGGGCGGCCGTCGAACTCGACGACCCGGACGACGAGGGATTCGGTCTCCCGGCCGGCGAGGTTGATGGCCTCGACCAGCACGTCGTAATCGATCGCGCCCTCGATTTCGACGTAGTGCGCGATATTGACCGCGGGCCTGCCCGGCAGATTGTCGGCCAGCCACATGCTGTACTGCGCCCTCGACAGCGGGATCAGGTCCAGATCGTCGGCAGTGGTGGCTGACTTCAGATTCATCCTCTACCCTCTCGCTCAGACTCGGAGGCACCGGAGGACAGCAGAATCAGCCCCCTGCACCTGCTCGGAATTGCCTGTGTACGACTTCGTCTACGTCGAAGCGGCGTCCGAACCCCTGCCATCGGACACGCTTAAGAGCAAATAGCTATAACGCCTGCGCCGCACAGTGTATGCACACCGTCCGCGCGACCCGCAACCGGTGGCGGCGTTTCGCTCACCGGCGCGCCGGACACGAGATCCACCCCCCGGAAACCGGGGCGACCCAGTAGCGCAATGGAAGTGGGAGGCGGGCACCGGTAAACCCCGGAAAGGCGAGTCGACCGGCCTCGATGAACAAGTCCAGTAATAGTCGCTTGGCTATGCACTCGAATACCAGTGGCCGGGATGCTCATCGCATGATCCGCCGTCTCGCCGCACTTTTCGCCGGACTCTGGCTGTACGGATTCTCGATGGCCGTGATGATCCGCGCGGCGGTGGGGCTCGACCCGTGGGACGTCTTCCACCAGGGGCTGACGCGGCATATTCTGCTGAGTTTCGGCGCCGTGACGGCCGCGACCGGCGTGGTAGTGCTACTGGCCGAATTGCTCGACGGCGCTTTCTGCCGGAGCTCGGAGAATTCCCCGGACGGCGACGCCGGCAGGCCGGAATCCGCGTAAGCGGAACCGGCCCGACGAACTCGGAACAGGCCTACACGCGTACGAATCGGTAAAAGCGCACGCCGTCGGGCCGAAAGGGTCACCCCGCGACGCGGACCCGCATTACTCGCCCGTAGCGGCGCGGATCCCTATTGTCCACGGATGACAACGGAGTCGAACCCTGTGTAGCCCGTGAACACGAACAGATCGGTAGGCCGTGCGCGCATCAACCCTCGACTCCCTCTCCACCCCCGTATCGGCAGGTAAGCGGTCCGAGGCGATCCACCGTTTCCTCGTCAAACCCACCGACGCGGGAATCGCGGGATCGGTCGACGGCGGAAAACTCCTCGAATGGATCGATAAGGTCGCCTACGCCGCCGCGGCACAGTGGAGCGGATGCTACTGCGTCACCGCCTATGTCGGGAACATCCATCTCGACCGGCCGATCGTGGTCGGCGAACTGGTGGAACTGCACGCGAATCTCGTGCACACCGGCCGCACCAGCATGCACATCCTGGTGAGTGTCTATTCGACCGATCCCACCCGGAAGAAACCGGTCCAGACCGCACAGTGCCTGACGATCTTCGTCGCGATCGACAGCGAACGACAGACTGTGGCGGTCCCGCAATGGGAACCGAACACGATTCTCGAACTGCGGCGGCATCGGCAGGCGCGGGCGCGGGTCTCGGTGCGGAAACGGATCGAGGAGGCCATGGCCGCCCAGCGCTACACCGCGGCGGGCACCGGGCCGAGCGCGACCCTGCGATTCCTGGCGGCGCCCTCGGATATCAACTGGGGAGGCAAGGTACACGGCGGACGCACCATGGGTTGGATCGACGACGCCGCATATGTGTGCGGTGCCGATTGGGCCGCGCAGCATGTGATCACCTCCTACTTCGGCGGCATCCGCTTCTATCGCCCGATCGTCATCGGCCATATCGTCGAGGTCACCGCACGACTCATCCATACCGGGCCGCACAGTATGCACATCAGCACCCATGTGACCTCGACCGATCCCCACTCCGACACACCCGCCCTCGCGGCGCACGGCCTGGCCGTCGTCGTCGCGATCGACGACAGCGGAAAAGCACGGCCCATCCGGCAGTGGACACCGGAGTCGGAGGAGGACCACGCCCTGGCAGCTCATGCCCGGCACCTCGTCGACCTGCGCGCCGAGGTGGAGCCGTTCGCCACCGCCGCCGATATGCCGGCCGACGCCGAACCCAGCTGTTTCCGCGCACCGATGCCGGGCTGACCGCCCCCGGCAACCCCGGCCCACCGCTGGATGTCAGGACTGTTCGGGATCCAGTGCTCGCAGGATCCGCGCCGAGATCGCGCGCAGTTGCCGCTGCTGAGTTCCGGTCAGCGGATCGAAGACGAGGCGACGGACCTCCGCGACATGTGCGGGCGCGCCGGCGGCGAGGGCGTCGCGGCCCGCCTCGGTGAGGGCGGCCAGGGTGGAACGGCCGTCTACCGGGTCCGGCGACCTGCGCACCAGGCCGCGCTTCTCGAGTTTGATCACGACATTGGACAGCCTCGACAGGGCACTGCCCGTGCGTCGGGCGATCCGGCTCAATCGCAGCGCGCCGCTCGGCGCCGCGGAAAGTGTCGCCAGGACCGTGTAGTCGAAGTGGCTCATACTCGCGTCGCGCTGCAGCTGCGCGTCGAATGCCGCCGGTAGGCGCGTCAGCAGGCAGGCGAGGGCATCCCAGTCCCGCTGCTCCTCCGGGTGGAGCCGGTGGGGTTGCGGATCGGCGCCCATGAATCCATATTAACTCCAACCTTGGAGTATCTATCGGGCGGCTTCCACTGAGAATCCGGAGTTACGAGCGACCGCGGAACGGCGGACGACGGGGCGGCGGCGGCGCGCCGTGCGACACTCCGGACATTTGTACG
This genomic window contains:
- a CDS encoding MarR family winged helix-turn-helix transcriptional regulator, giving the protein MGADPQPHRLHPEEQRDWDALACLLTRLPAAFDAQLQRDASMSHFDYTVLATLSAAPSGALRLSRIARRTGSALSRLSNVVIKLEKRGLVRRSPDPVDGRSTLAALTEAGRDALAAGAPAHVAEVRRLVFDPLTGTQQRQLRAISARILRALDPEQS
- a CDS encoding acyl-CoA thioesterase; the encoded protein is MRASTLDSLSTPVSAGKRSEAIHRFLVKPTDAGIAGSVDGGKLLEWIDKVAYAAAAQWSGCYCVTAYVGNIHLDRPIVVGELVELHANLVHTGRTSMHILVSVYSTDPTRKKPVQTAQCLTIFVAIDSERQTVAVPQWEPNTILELRRHRQARARVSVRKRIEEAMAAQRYTAAGTGPSATLRFLAAPSDINWGGKVHGGRTMGWIDDAAYVCGADWAAQHVITSYFGGIRFYRPIVIGHIVEVTARLIHTGPHSMHISTHVTSTDPHSDTPALAAHGLAVVVAIDDSGKARPIRQWTPESEEDHALAAHARHLVDLRAEVEPFATAADMPADAEPSCFRAPMPG